Proteins from a genomic interval of Coccinella septempunctata chromosome 2, icCocSept1.1, whole genome shotgun sequence:
- the LOC123307587 gene encoding uncharacterized protein LOC123307587: MSKIIFALLVLISVVSYGTSLTCYECDTDARVDCKNPKTDSCRNDQEKCATLAIPDQKYYFKGCMKEKKSLCEKKNKKGEKKFPICEFCDKDNCNSKKFE; this comes from the exons ATGTCGAAAATAATATTCGCATTATTGGTACTCATCAGTGTTGTCAGTTACG GTACCAGCCTAACATGCTACGAATGTGACACAGACGCGAGAGTCGATTGTAAAAATCCAAAGACGGATTCTTGTCGAAACGACCAAGAAAAGTGCGCAACTTTAGCAATACCAGATCAGAAATATTACTTCAAAGGTTGCATGAAGGAGAAAAAATCCCTATgtgaaaaaaagaataaaaaggGCGAAAAGAAGTTTCCAATATGCGAATTCTGCGATAAAGATAACTGTAATTCCAAAAAGTTcgaataa